Below is a genomic region from Oscarella lobularis chromosome 14, ooOscLobu1.1, whole genome shotgun sequence.
AGCAGCtgattttcgtcttctaggCTCCTCAATTGTCTTTCCATGTCAATAAGTCGTTCGTTTACGTCCTCGGCGGGAGCATTCTGCGTTTTCATGCCAAATGTGAATAGATTGTTTGCTTATCTTTAGGCTTACTCGTGCTGGCTGCAAAAGAGCTTCATTGGATAGCCGAGAAACGTCCAAAGGCGCGACGGCAGCTACTCTTTTAGCCGGAGATTGGTAAAAAGAGTGATCGATCACTTCGGGAAGAGAGTCTGCTTCGACGAAGTGCTTCGCGCACAGGTAAGCCGCAACCTCGTGAGTAACGTCGTTGAGAACGGAAAGAAGGCGTTCTGGACACGCCCGAAGGCCCCCGGAAcagcgatcgcgatcggtTACTATGGCACATCGATGGTGCTGTTTCGATAGCGCTTCCGCGTGGCGAAGGCACAACGAAACTGGCTCAAGGAATCCACGCTGACGAGCGTCCTTTTCAGAATAGCAGCGGATGACCCCGAAGCAAGGCGTCGCTAGCGAGTTTTCACGGCTTGGATCGTGGTGGCACACGACTTGTGCAGAAGACATGAGTAAAGGTACGCCAGACAGGTGATCGATTCCACCCGCCTTCTGAAAATGCCTTTCGCGGGTTTTCTTACGACGCGAAATGTTATTAGAACGGCGCGAAAGCGATTAGGACACTATGTTTGTGTCAAGAGAAGGCGGCAGCGAATTTGCGGCCCCGTTCGCTCTGTTTTAGATCATCGCGAACtctttcgacgcgttttGTGAAAATAGCACccccttagaaaaaaatagccCCCTTCCCATTCAAAAGATCCTTTATCTGGGCAGCGTTTAGAGGCGGTCGCGACCTTATCAGATAAGGTAGTAGCTTATCACAAGATGTTTCTCTTAACATGTCGACATTGACGCGAAATCCGCGTTTTTTATTGGCTCCCGCCTAAATGTTTAcgcacatgcgcagtgaaaGTCTCCCCTGCTAGGTAGGACTAATGTTGAATTCATGGCGCCGCAACTTGCAGCCCCTGCCTGCCGCtaaatcaaaaattaatattCAGAAGAAGGGAAATACTAATCTGTAATGTTTCATGTAATAAGTGTCTGGCTAATGTGAAAATCGTTTCTGGTAGTGGAGGTAAAAAAGTTTAAAAACagacagaagaaaagaacgaccactaaggtatatatatgtacaTACGATATGtatatgtgtgtgtgtgcgcttgcttgcttgcctATATGTGTGCGCAGGCAAAGAATTTACAATGTAACAGAGCGTGCTTGGAGAAGTCTAAGAATCTGTTAATAATTGAGATGACTAGCTTGAAGGCTAATCTATTTCAATcttgatgatttttttctggtGATGTGAAGCACGTTCATCTTCTTGCAACGAGAGAaagcttcgttttcgctcagGATTTTTTGTAAAGTCACCTTCACTGCTGAAAATAACAACCACAACACTGTAAGGACTTTCGGGTTCGTGAACACAAGTCCAATACACATCGCACTGAGAAACTCTAATGTCACATTTGCGAAGAAACTTAattattcttttcttcgtcgtcaaattcaaGGTAGAAGCGAGACCAATTGGCATAGCCCAGGCAAAGTCTATAGTAGACCCCCTTTGACCAATAATACGTTCTAGATCTAGTTGAAGGAAAAGACCAACTGAATCTGGCCATTTCGTTACAATTTTGTTGTCAACAAACGACAGCAAAAGGAACAGGTCTGATGGTTCCTCTGAACTGTTTTTTTGCTCAACGCTAAATTTCTTAAAAGCGTCTTTTACCGTTCTCAAATTTTCCGACGACATGGGTTTCACCATGTCTTTTTCGTAGCACGGTGGAAAAACCACGTACTCGCATTTCAAATATTCAAGGTGTTGGTAAAGTAATTCTTTTAGTGACAAAGTCGAATTGGGACTGCAGCGGCACTCAAACAGCGGCAATTCTGCCTCTCTAATAGAACCCGAGGAAACTGCTGACATTTCACTTTTTGGCGACGGTAAAATCAAGGCATCAGAAATTTTTTCCTGCTTTAGCTCCGTAAAAGGGTCTACGCTAAGCGGTAAAAGAGCCATTCTAGAAGTATCGGCCCTCGCAGAAGAATCGCCAAACTTTTTAAAGTTTTGTTCCAGCTCCCCACTGTCTTCTTGGAGCTCTTCCTTGTTCACTTCGAGCTCTTCTCtgacgtcttctctttttacTTCTCTGAGGTCTTTTGTGTCCTCTTtgcgctcttctcttttttgctcCGTAGACTGTTTAACGTCTGATGACGGATATTTTATGGACCCTTCGATGAGCGCTTTAACAAACACAAATCGACCGTATTTGCAGCACAACAGTTGTTTTGCATCACAGTCATCGCAAAACATGACATCTGCCAAGAAGGGAGCTGGCATGAAAAAAACATCCTTTTCAACAGTTGCTTTCACGTTCAATAAGTAGAGAGCACCAAGTCTTCCGTGACGAAAAGGTGGACGCCTGTATCCTAGACGATCAAACTTCATGCCCAGCACACCGTACTTATCTGGTTGACCGGAATAATCAACAACTCTTGTGCAAAGAGAAGTTTGCAGCTCTTCTGGTAATTCTGCCCTAGGATCAAACTGATTCCAGAGGTGAGAAAGAATTGTCGTCAAATAGGTTTTTTTCATCTTTATTTGGGGTCCATTTATATCAGCAAAGTCAACGCAATAGAGCGATGAAACGTTGTCGTCCATGTGAAACGCAAACGACAAACCGAGCGCATGAGCAAACAGCTGCATGAAAAGACGACTAAATCCGATCCTGTTTATGTCATCTGTCACGTAATCAAAACTGTAGTCTAGCTGCTTCCGTAGCGCTAGTGGCAACAAGAAACGTCTTGGCAACTGAACAATAACATGAAATCGTCCCCAAATGTTTTGATATGCTTGAAACTCACTTTCACGAACAACCAACGCAAACAGAGGTATAAACGTTGATCCTCTTTCGATCAGGTGTGAGAAATTTAACAATGCTCGACGAGCTCGATTGTATGTAGGAATGAAAACCCATTTGAAGTCACAGAGAGCTTGAAGATTATCATTCTGTAAAAAAACTCTGAAAGATTTGAAAGAACTTCCTCCCGGAACTGAAATTAGTACTTCGTTAATTTCAAAAATCTTCAACGCATCTAGCTTGAGGCTTTTtgtagtgacgtcaaagtgaGACTCCTTTCTTGCTGGGAGACAGACAAAACAATTTCGAGAGGCGTGATATTCAGAATAGCTTTTGACATGGTTCGTTTCTTCCTCCCACTCAACAACAAAATTGTTTCGTCTTCCACGTGGATTAACATCAGGCGTGTCTCTTCCAATCTTTCTCGGATtaaatttattcaaaatCTTTTTAACTAGTTCCGAACGTTTTTCCCTTGGCGTATAATGTAAAAGTGGTTCGTACTTTGACTGGGAGAGTTCATAGTCCAAACGACGCGCTTTCTCCCAGTTAAAATTAACATGATGAGGATAAATCCAATCCTTTTCATGAAACACTGCCTGGCCTtcactttctttttcgtccatCTTGGCCTCGTTATCAAAGTCTCCACAGTTAATTAGTTCTGAATCTTCATCTCGACAGATTTTACTCCTTAATTCTTCAATAAACCTCAAGTAAGTGCCTGTTTTACCTATTTGGGGTTCCGCCTGAAGTAAAAGGCGGTTTTCCGGAACGCGTTTAGGTTCATGCTCGTGATCGCAACTAGTAGGTCCAGCTTCATAACCCAGCCAGCGAACGCGAAATGGCAGATCGGGTTTCTCTTCGTCCCAGTTCTTCTTGTCTTTAGTCTTAATCATTTTTGTATCAGGATTCATTTTGATTGCAGTGAAAGAGGCACAGGTATTGAAGTGATTTTTAAGTTTCTTGTACAGTTTTTGTCCTACTATCGCAAAGGGCTCGTTCACTGCCTCGCTTCGGTCAACGTACCGACAAAGCCTTCCAAGTTCCTGCATCATTTGCGTAATTGTCACCGTCGCTGTTTCGGTGTGAAACAATCTTAAGTCCATGCAATTCAAAGTGTGGGGAAAGGTGTCCCCCATTCGCGCTTTCTTCACAAGAATTAACAAGCAGGGAAATGACTCTAAGTCCATGTAAGTCCTAAAGTGGCGATGCTGATGTTTACACAACTCACATTCAAGTGCATCTTTAACCACTGGCGTAAAACATGAACAAGAGCAGTCACCTTGAGCTTTGCAGCTGCCAAGCTGAGATTGCCTTTTGAACTCGTCAACTCCAAATGAATATTTCACTTCAGCGTTAATCTCCCTACTTCCAAAGTCACAAATGACAAAAAACGATTGAAACTTTCCGCCAACTGCGCTATCTTTTACAAGAGACAACGCTGATCTAATAATTGAAGCAGTCTTCTCTCCCATTTTTTTAGACTTGACGCGAGCAATTTTAATAGACGGCTTTTGCAAAATAAGCTCGTGCAAAATGCTGAGAGTTGGAATGCAAAATAGTACATGATTGAAAAGATCGGGCCGCTCGTAATGGTGATGAACTACTTTTGTCTTAGTAGAATCATGATGTAcagatgaaagaaaaacgctttcaCAAAAGATGTCTAAACCCGATTCGAGTTGCTTTGTCATGGTTTCTTTCCGTATGTTGAAGAGGTGGGAGAATAATGTGTCTCCAGCTTCAACAGCAAAAGTTTTACAAAACTCTTCGAAAGCTGAAGCCTCTTCTTCACCGCTAAGTTCTTGCTTGAATTTATCAAGAAAATTAGCAAATGAGTCTCTGGCTCGTATTAAAGAAGTCTCTAAAACCATTTCGGTTTTTTCTGAGAAAAGCCAAAGCAGAAGGAAAGCGTATTCCCAAGCGAGAACAACGTCCAAATCAGCTTCTTTAGTCTTAAAGTAAGGTAGTTTACCCAATTTTCTCAAAACTTTTGCGAATCTTTCGTCATTTTTGATGAGCCGCTTTTTAGCATCTTCTCTCATTATGCTGTTCATGTAGTAGTTTAAGGAGAGGTACCGTTTGGGAATATCAACCATCTGTCCGCCAGCTTCTTCCTCTTGTATTCCGACAACATCAAATTGGAAGGCACAATTTCGCGGAAGCTTTCGAACTCTGTGAACAGACAGTTGTTCAACACCACTTGCTTGACTAATCTTGTAAATCCCactttcgacgtttttctctgctTTAAGATAGATACCACTTGCTGTTGAGGCGGCTCTTAGTGAAACAATGCCCATTCCCGAATCCAAAACAGCTTCGAAGTCAAAACAGTGCTTCGACATAGAATCAATGTTCTCTCTCGCAACTGCAATTAAGTCTGAATGAGATTTTCCGCGGCTCGTAGCTCCCGAGGTCAATCCAAAAATTCTACCAATTGCGCCAGTTTTATAGTCGTATTCAAACAACCGAACAATTTGCCCTGAACTAGATTGCGATCCGTCAATGAAAATCAAACTTTTACTTGAGGAAGATGCTACTACTTCTCCATCAAGAACACCAACGCAACATTCACCATTTATAGTTGAAAGACGAACGGCACAGCCTTTTCGAAACTGCTCCAAAGCCAATTCTGCCCAATGAACAACATGACGTTCTTTCTCCGTTTTAGACCCCTGGTCTTGATAATATACTTGAGGAATCCGAGAATTTGTAGTGAGCAAATTAAACGGCGTAGCAGATACTTGAAGAACGACAACGTCCTTATGTTGGCTCCATGTATTAACAAATTTATGAAATGCCTTTTGGGTCTTCTTCTCCTGAGGGTTTTTGCCCTCcgtctctttgtctttcaCAGTTCCCCAATGGCTCTCATCAGCTacaacaagaaaaagagtTCTACCCGAATCCGATTCGTTTTTGTCAGCCTCTTCAACGTTCTTCCTAAACTTTTCAAccaatttttcttccttaTCCGCGAGCTGATATTTTAAAATACGCTCTTCTCCATAACGTTCCCTGTCTTTCCCAGCAAGTGAAAGAGGAACAATACCAGCATCTGGATGAAGCAGACGCTTTAGCGTTTGGTTTCGCAAAGAATTAAATTTTGCAGTaaaaatcagaaattcaaaattggTGTAGACGTCGGATAAATTTGTTAACTTCTTGAAGTGAGTTTGAAGTATTTGCCTAAGCCGACACAGTAACACATTTGCCATCAGCTTTTGGTCAGGATAGTAAAGTATTTGGTTCTAGAATGTTATGCCGTCAGATAGAATAAGATAGGAATTATGAGTGCTTACTTCAATGACGAGTCTCCATGATGGCCAACTTCCAACATGAAAAACAACTGAAGTCACCTCTGGTAGAAGTCGGTGAAAATCGGCCTTCAGAACAGATTGCCTGTCCCTGTCTCCAAACAGCATAATAAGAGAGAGAACAGCTTCAACGGGAATTTCAACAACAACATATGCACTGTTGTCCGGTCCTGTTTCACGAATTTCTATTTGATTTCGAGAAACACTAAAGCAGGCGCTGAGAAcgtctaaaagaaaacatccTTTTTCTCTAACTTCAGAAACAGTGATGCCATGTAGTATTAAAAGAACATTATTTCTTTGCTGAAGAACAAGAGCTTGATTGCTGTCTGCGCTTTCTGCAGATGCGTGGCTTTCCTCCTCAGTGCAGTAAACGCGTAGTTCAGCTTGCAGATCAGCTCTTGCCGTTGCAGCAAGATTTGGCCTGTAGCGGGCGACCAAATCGGAAAATTCAGACCCGAAGTGCAAACTAATTCGATTGCGAAAGTTCACAGGATAATCTGTCGGTGAACGTACTCTGGAGGGCGTGGCCGGACCGATTGTGGAAGACAACCTATTGAGTATTTCAACAGCTTTTGCACAGCTTTCGCAACTCCGAAGTATTTCCATAAACGTATAGAAGTCTCTTTCGGGTCTTTTGAAAAGGTATTCGGTCAAAAGAATCCTCGCTTGCTCCTCCTGCACCTCCGAGGAAAGTCGCAGCTTTTCAAAGTCTTCCTTGGAAAGCAATTCTCTTGCATAGAGCGAATCAAGAATGCAGACCGGCCGAAGGCAGTCGACCAGCTCTGAAAAAACCGGACGAACACGCGTATTCCAAACATTGCTTGAATTTTCGCTTTGCATCGACAAACCGCGGTCTGATGACATGTGGAATGGGAATCAAAATAGACGACTTTGCGGAAAGAAGAGTAACGGCAACGCCCTTGTTGACAAATTAAAGGAGCATGCGCTTTCGCAACTTTCATTTTCACCATGCATGCAAGCATGGGGCGCGCCTCGGCGTAGGCAGAGCTATaaagaaatatttatttatagttCTGGGCGTAGGATCACCAGTTTTCTTCTGCATGAATTACCTCCATGCTGTCATATACTGATTCAATAAGTTTCTTCTCCATTTAACAACTGTTTCTTCATTTATTCAATCTTCGCAGAGCAATGCCTAACGTGACGTATTGCTAGAATAATGAAAAGGACAATGACATACGACGAAGTACCTGTATACAAATTATTTCGAAAAATACTCCTGACTTTCGATTTGCCTAATCCCTTCTCTCTCATCAGACGGATTCATTTTCACTTCGACCATTATTCCGCATCTCTTCGAGTGCACGACAAAGTGAGGCCGCACGCCTTCTTCTAGAGCGAGAGCAGGATGCACCTCGAGGCACCCGTGAGAAAGTTTCATTAGCAAACGCAAAGATATATCGAGAGAGAAGATAAATATAGCTCAACAACGTTATAAGCCGGCTGGTGGAATCCCTCATCTTCAAAGATACTAGATCGCATGTTCTCCAAAACAGAACCCATATGACGAGCCCATTGAAAAACATCTTGGTTTTCGAGCGCTTCCGTTGTCTGGTAAAGCATTGAACTTTGCATGATTCTGAAATAGACGATAGATTAGAGAAGCAATTATAGCTATCGTACAAAATAACAGTAAACGATAATCGTCACAAGGGTAACCGTCGTGGGGTCTAAGCTTAGACTTGTTCGCTGAAGGTTTAGCTAGGGCTTTACGTTAAAATTTAGAATAGCGgtaaattcgttttttgaaGAACTCACAACGTCGTTCAAATATTCTAAACCCTGCAAATGATAATTTTCTAGACTAATACCTAGATCAGGCCAGATATGAGTTTATTTTAGGAGAAAGATCGTTCCAAACCTGTTCGTTGCTTGAATGGAAGGTCAACCAGTCAAAGAATTACCTGCatagaaacagaaaaaaaacatttatATCTAATCAACAGAATTCCAAACGCAGTGCACAAATAGACAACAAACGACAAAGCCAAAATACTGAGTAGAGTAAGCTAATAATGAGCATGTTAAATAATTCGCCCATTCTCAATAACAGCCCTCATGAACAAGAAGATTCACTGTATTTGGAGGCCATGATGAATGTCCCATTGGTGGTTTCAATATATCCCTGCTAGCTCTTCTGTTCATTAATTGAAACGCGACgctaaaaaaatttgacaATGGATGCGCGAGCTTACCGTAAGAGATACTGCTTCAATTGAGACGGCGTTTGACGTGGATTCTCACTCAGAAGCTTGGCAAGTATTCCTGACTGCAAAAAGTAAATTACTGTTACATTTGAAAACGTTTTAGGCCTTCTTACCACTAGAGCTGTTCCAAAAGATGTACCTTTAATTAAGAGTGATTAAAAATTCAACTTTTATTGAATGCATTATACGTACCAGAGTCTGTCTTCGTGGATGATGGATTGGTGGTACCGGCTCCTAGTATATCTTGACTCTGGGGAAAAACTTCAAAGATACCTGATAACAGTATAATAGTACTGCTAATTACTGGAGCGAATACATCAACGCAAGCTCCAAAATTTGACTGAACTTTGGGTGTAACCATAAACCTGTCATTTATGTCAGAACCTGACACTGTAATGCTAAAATCGGCAATTACCGATTGACTGAACTGACTAGTTAGTAGTATCATTTACGTCTCTGCAACTTTAGCTGGAGACGTCTTGCAAGCGTCTTCACCTTCGTTTCCAGTCGACGTAACAAA
It encodes:
- the LOC136195309 gene encoding uncharacterized protein translates to MSSDRGLSMQSENSSNVWNTRVRPVFSELVDCLRPVCILDSLYARELLSKEDFEKLRLSSEVQEEQARILLTEYLFKRPERDFYTFMEILRSCESCAKAVEILNRLSSTIGPATPSRVRSPTDYPVNFRNRISLHFGSEFSDLVARYRPNLAATARADLQAELRVYCTEEESHASAESADSNQALVLQQRNNVLLILHGITVSEVREKGCFLLDVLSACFSVSRNQIEIRETGPDNSAYVVVEIPVEAVLSLIMLFGDRDRQSVLKADFHRLLPEVTSVVFHVGSWPSWRLVIENQILYYPDQKLMANVLLCRLRQILQTHFKKLTNLSDVYTNFEFLIFTAKFNSLRNQTLKRLLHPDAGIVPLSLAGKDRERYGEERILKYQLADKEEKLVEKFRKNVEEADKNESDSGRTLFLVVADESHWGTVKDKETEGKNPQEKKTQKAFHKFVNTWSQHKDVVVLQVSATPFNLLTTNSRIPQVYYQDQGSKTEKERHVVHWAELALEQFRKGCAVRLSTINGECCVGVLDGEVVASSSSKSLIFIDGSQSSSGQIVRLFEYDYKTGAIGRIFGLTSGATSRGKSHSDLIAVARENIDSMSKHCFDFEAVLDSGMGIVSLRAASTASGIYLKAEKNVESGIYKISQASGVEQLSVHRVRKLPRNCAFQFDVVGIQEEEAGGQMVDIPKRYLSLNYYMNSIMREDAKKRLIKNDERFAKVLRKLGKLPYFKTKEADLDVVLAWEYAFLLLWLFSEKTEMVLETSLIRARDSFANFLDKFKQELSGEEEASAFEEFCKTFAVEAGDTLFSHLFNIRKETMTKQLESGLDIFCESVFLSSVHHDSTKTKVVHHHYERPDLFNHVLFCIPTLSILHELILQKPSIKIARVKSKKMGEKTASIIRSALSLVKDSAVGGKFQSFFVICDFGSREINAEVKYSFGVDEFKRQSQLGSCKAQGDCSCSCFTPVVKDALECELCKHQHRHFRTYMDLESFPCLLILVKKARMGDTFPHTLNCMDLRLFHTETATVTITQMMQELGRLCRYVDRSEAVNEPFAIVGQKLYKKLKNHFNTCASFTAIKMNPDTKMIKTKDKKNWDEEKPDLPFRVRWLGYEAGPTSCDHEHEPKRVPENRLLLQAEPQIGKTGTYLRFIEELRSKICRDEDSELINCGDFDNEAKMDEKESEGQAVFHEKDWIYPHHVNFNWEKARRLDYELSQSKYEPLLHYTPREKRSELVKKILNKFNPRKIGRDTPDVNPRGRRNNFVVEWEEETNHVKSYSEYHASRNCFVCLPARKESHFDVTTKSLKLDALKIFEINEVLISVPGGSSFKSFRVFLQNDNLQALCDFKWVFIPTYNRARRALLNFSHLIERGSTFIPLFALVVRESEFQAYQNIWGRFHVIVQLPRRFLLPLALRKQLDYSFDYVTDDINRIGFSRLFMQLFAHALGLSFAFHMDDNVSSLYCVDFADINGPQIKMKKTYLTTILSHLWNQFDPRAELPEELQTSLCTRVVDYSGQPDKYGVLGMKFDRLGYRRPPFRHGRLGALYLLNVKATVEKDVFFMPAPFLADVMFCDDCDAKQLLCCKYGRFVFVKALIEGSIKYPSSDVKQSTEQKREERKEDTKDLREVKREDVREELEVNKEELQEDSGELEQNFKKFGDSSARADTSRMALLPLSVDPFTELKQEKISDALILPSPKSEMSAVSSGSIREAELPLFECRCSPNSTLSLKELLYQHLEYLKCEYVVFPPCYEKDMVKPMSSENLRTVKDAFKKFSVEQKNSSEEPSDLFLLLSFVDNKIVTKWPDSVGLFLQLDLERIIGQRGSTIDFAWAMPIGLASTLNLTTKKRIIKFLRKCDIRVSQCDVYWTCVHEPESPYSVVVVIFSSEGDFTKNPERKRSFLSLQEDERASHHQKKIIKIEID
- the LOC136195241 gene encoding uncharacterized protein isoform X2, with the protein product MVTPKVQSNFGACVDVFAPSQDILGAGTTNPSSTKTDSGTSFGTALVSGILAKLLSENPRQTPSQLKQYLLRRASRDILKPPMGHSSWPPNTVNLLVHEGCY